One genomic window of Hymenobacter sp. J193 includes the following:
- a CDS encoding DUF6770 family protein — protein MHSFKRTLLALALAFSGSAAVQAQTQTLEGITRMTRSGLTPIYAGNEVKGYVLYAKGDKADRKNDNYTLTFYDQDLGKVKDITIQKPSGRYTMLQNTFNGSAFGLYFYNGKEDAVEIETYDTGLQKIGSKVIGDLSRADKMIIAQQLKSGGNGENVLTGMSLQAVPDKGFVRNSYTGMMEGYALQMYDNNLNPKWRVASDPKSKFYESFIIREITDQYIVAMLLRRDGMMSKQVSTYMVAIDVNTGKKVLQQPVETSKTEHLSLSSITFDKERHEFVAVGEYYKPNDKPFVNKSQGFYIKRFTEAGKLIGVKPYSWQKEVKAIMPAEAKASMEDGFMNYTHSIAKGANGKMYIVAEQFKIAADGLGIALTVLNGGGGSASVVKGVVGNLLVFELSPEFALTTIKFYPKNPSKAVLPPGSGTAGSGIMGHIIKSQGDFDYQFLQRDNANTLFNVVYINYDKEKGESTQKLIGNIAFGESGQYTLDKINGTSLATASYVYPAKPGYVMLVDYLKKPKQLGMKLVKLNI, from the coding sequence ATGCATTCTTTTAAACGCACTCTGCTGGCCCTTGCGCTGGCTTTTTCCGGGTCCGCCGCAGTGCAGGCCCAAACCCAGACCCTGGAAGGCATCACTCGCATGACCCGCTCGGGCCTCACGCCCATTTATGCCGGCAACGAAGTGAAGGGCTATGTTCTGTATGCCAAAGGGGATAAGGCCGACCGCAAAAACGACAACTACACCCTTACGTTCTACGATCAGGATTTAGGCAAGGTCAAGGATATTACTATCCAGAAGCCCTCGGGCCGCTACACAATGCTGCAGAACACCTTCAACGGCTCGGCGTTCGGCCTGTATTTCTACAACGGCAAGGAAGACGCCGTGGAAATAGAAACCTACGATACCGGCCTGCAGAAAATCGGCTCGAAGGTCATAGGAGATTTGTCGAGAGCCGATAAGATGATTATAGCCCAGCAGCTGAAAAGCGGGGGCAATGGCGAAAACGTACTCACCGGAATGAGCTTGCAGGCTGTACCCGACAAAGGTTTTGTACGCAACAGCTACACGGGCATGATGGAAGGCTATGCCCTGCAGATGTACGACAACAACCTGAATCCGAAATGGCGCGTGGCGTCCGACCCCAAGTCGAAGTTCTATGAGAGCTTTATTATCCGGGAAATAACCGACCAGTACATTGTGGCCATGCTGCTGCGCCGCGACGGGATGATGTCCAAGCAGGTAAGCACCTACATGGTGGCCATTGATGTGAATACGGGCAAGAAAGTGCTGCAGCAACCGGTAGAAACCAGCAAAACCGAACACCTCTCCCTTAGCTCTATCACCTTCGACAAAGAACGGCACGAGTTTGTAGCCGTGGGCGAGTACTATAAGCCCAACGATAAGCCCTTCGTAAATAAAAGCCAGGGCTTCTACATCAAGCGGTTTACGGAGGCGGGCAAGTTGATTGGCGTGAAGCCCTATAGCTGGCAAAAAGAAGTGAAGGCGATAATGCCGGCAGAGGCCAAAGCCAGTATGGAAGACGGGTTTATGAATTACACGCACTCCATAGCTAAGGGAGCCAATGGCAAGATGTACATCGTAGCCGAGCAGTTTAAGATTGCCGCCGATGGCCTGGGCATTGCTCTCACCGTGCTAAACGGGGGCGGAGGCTCGGCCTCTGTGGTGAAGGGGGTAGTAGGCAATCTGCTCGTGTTTGAGCTAAGCCCGGAGTTTGCTCTCACCACCATCAAATTCTACCCCAAAAACCCATCCAAGGCCGTGCTGCCGCCCGGTTCGGGCACGGCAGGTTCCGGCATCATGGGCCATATCATTAAGTCGCAGGGAGATTTCGATTACCAGTTTCTGCAGCGCGACAACGCCAATACGCTCTTCAATGTGGTATACATCAACTACGACAAGGAAAAAGGGGAGTCGACCCAGAAGCTGATTGGCAACATTGCATTCGGTGAAAGCGGACAGTATACGCTGGACAAAATCAACGGCACCAGCTTGGCCACGGCATCCTATGTATACCCCGCCAAACCTGGCTACGTGATGCTGGTTGACTACCTTAAGAAACCCAAGCAGTTAGGCATGAAGCTCGTAAAGCTCAACATTTAG
- a CDS encoding M28 family peptidase: MLSFRAGLLMGGLFSALAAAAQSAQPAPEAMAALTQVQPADLRAHIHYLADDRLRGRQPGTPGYQMAVDYVTQQLKSFGVKPAGDKGSFVQRVRLRRAFVQPGAAFSLHPSAAPAAALVSGQDYVFYPNPAAPAVQLDAPVVFAGYGITAPELSYDDYAGLDAKGKLVVVVRGAPRAFPSTVAAASQDLLLIMQNAVEHGAVGVLVASTNPKANVPNLQRGTYSVLDERGQVAASRTFLPGGRLQLAGSLTAATLQRLLSAAATDTSQVLGALRQGRPASVAVPGQVSAAFSSRYQDFDSYNVVGQIRGSDKRLRREYVVHSAHLDHLGVAAPVQGDSIYNGAHDNASGVASVLEIARTYSRLKQKPKRSILLVLQTGEELGLLGSAYFASHPTVPKASIVADVNTDMPTIIAPLLSVVPLGAQHSSLAGQVAQAAAALGLTVEADPEPEQNRFIRSDQYSFVLQGIPALHIKYGNRTTDGRNNLSELVQKWRAVTYHKPQDDINGLFDFEAGKKYVQLNFLIGYLVANDPQRPTWNAGDFFGGRFGKLQKSKNE, translated from the coding sequence ATGCTTTCTTTTCGTGCCGGCCTGCTGATGGGCGGCCTGTTTTCGGCCCTGGCGGCCGCCGCGCAATCCGCCCAGCCCGCGCCCGAGGCAATGGCCGCCCTAACCCAGGTGCAGCCCGCCGACCTCAGAGCCCACATCCACTACCTGGCCGATGACCGGCTGCGGGGCCGCCAGCCCGGTACACCCGGCTACCAGATGGCCGTCGATTACGTGACCCAACAGCTGAAGTCCTTCGGCGTGAAGCCCGCGGGCGACAAGGGCAGCTTTGTGCAGCGCGTGCGCCTGCGCCGGGCGTTTGTGCAGCCCGGTGCCGCGTTCAGTTTGCACCCGTCGGCCGCGCCGGCCGCTGCGTTGGTTTCCGGCCAGGACTATGTGTTCTACCCCAACCCCGCCGCGCCCGCCGTGCAGCTGGATGCGCCCGTGGTTTTTGCCGGCTACGGCATCACGGCCCCCGAGTTGAGCTACGACGACTACGCGGGGCTTGATGCGAAGGGCAAGCTGGTGGTTGTGGTACGCGGGGCTCCCCGCGCCTTTCCATCCACCGTGGCCGCCGCCAGCCAGGATCTGCTGCTGATTATGCAGAATGCGGTGGAGCATGGTGCCGTGGGCGTGCTGGTGGCCTCTACCAACCCCAAAGCCAATGTGCCCAACCTGCAGCGCGGCACCTACAGCGTGCTGGATGAGCGTGGGCAGGTGGCGGCCTCGCGCACGTTTCTGCCGGGCGGCCGGCTGCAGCTGGCCGGCAGCCTTACGGCCGCCACGCTCCAGCGCCTCCTCTCAGCCGCCGCTACCGACACCAGCCAGGTGCTGGGGGCGCTACGCCAGGGCCGGCCGGCCTCGGTGGCCGTACCGGGCCAAGTCAGCGCGGCGTTCAGCTCCCGCTATCAGGATTTCGATTCCTATAATGTGGTAGGTCAGATCCGGGGCAGTGATAAGCGCCTGCGCCGGGAGTACGTGGTGCACTCCGCCCACCTCGACCACCTGGGCGTGGCCGCGCCCGTGCAGGGCGACTCCATCTACAACGGCGCCCACGACAACGCCTCGGGCGTGGCTTCGGTGCTGGAAATAGCGCGGACGTATTCCCGCCTCAAGCAAAAGCCCAAGCGTAGCATCCTGCTGGTACTGCAAACGGGGGAAGAGCTGGGCTTGCTGGGCTCGGCCTACTTTGCCTCCCACCCCACCGTGCCCAAAGCCAGCATCGTGGCCGACGTGAATACCGATATGCCCACCATCATTGCCCCGCTGCTGTCGGTGGTGCCGCTGGGGGCGCAGCACTCCTCGCTGGCCGGGCAGGTAGCGCAGGCAGCGGCGGCCCTAGGCCTCACCGTGGAAGCCGACCCGGAGCCCGAGCAAAACCGCTTTATCCGCTCTGATCAGTACAGCTTCGTGCTGCAGGGCATTCCGGCTTTGCACATCAAATACGGCAACCGCACCACCGACGGGCGCAACAACCTGAGCGAGCTGGTGCAGAAATGGCGCGCCGTCACTTACCACAAGCCCCAGGACGATATCAACGGCCTGTTCGATTTTGAGGCGGGTAAAAAGTACGTGCAGCTCAACTTTCTCATCGGCTACCTGGTGGCCAACGACCCGCAGCGCCCCACCTGGAACGCCGGGGACTTTTTCGGCGGGCGGTTCGGAAAGCTGCAAAAGTCTAAAAACGAGTAG
- a CDS encoding M48 family metalloprotease, with the protein MQETSTQAYNAIRHSALLDSLLNPAVQRVFKAILQANPQLPAARLVLTRNPEPNARAVGNSTIILHVGLLPALENESQLAFILCHELAHIQSRHMETALATQLTALHSREFRREVRRIVQAEYSINSHMKNLVMGMSLNQAYHQRRHERQADSLGYVLLRRTRYKAPQAYRTLELLNTIDKESYQDALPLNRVFSCPEVAHALTAAPASAASIFTVKPAEKTLLETSDTLKSHPDCAKRMHYLRTLTQDQLAEGPQAVEPGFSHLREASRLEVLQSWFDTSCYDHALFEALRLLRQQPQSEYLRSVVVLSLYELHRHLQEHRFTEVVANVSKHQPEPFNEFLRVLNSLRLADYTALTACLAQSTEAPPTATNEYALAARYAAAALANDQAQAATLLHQYQARFSAGRFSSLLFPPRPSKINH; encoded by the coding sequence GTGCAGGAAACCTCGACGCAAGCCTACAATGCTATCCGGCATTCTGCCTTGCTGGATTCGTTGCTGAACCCGGCCGTGCAGCGCGTGTTTAAAGCCATTCTGCAAGCCAATCCGCAGCTGCCTGCAGCCCGGCTGGTACTCACGCGCAACCCCGAGCCCAATGCCCGCGCAGTAGGCAATAGTACCATTATCCTGCACGTAGGGCTGCTGCCAGCGCTGGAAAATGAAAGCCAGCTGGCTTTTATCTTATGTCATGAACTGGCGCATATTCAGAGCCGGCATATGGAAACGGCGCTGGCTACCCAACTCACAGCGCTGCATAGTCGTGAGTTTCGGCGTGAGGTGCGGCGCATTGTGCAGGCCGAGTACAGCATCAATTCGCACATGAAGAACCTGGTGATGGGCATGTCGCTGAATCAGGCTTACCACCAGCGCCGCCACGAGCGGCAGGCCGACTCGCTGGGCTATGTACTGCTCCGGCGCACGCGTTATAAGGCCCCGCAGGCGTATCGGACCCTGGAGCTGCTGAATACCATAGACAAGGAAAGCTACCAGGACGCACTGCCCCTAAACCGGGTTTTCAGCTGCCCCGAAGTAGCCCATGCCTTGACGGCTGCTCCCGCCAGCGCAGCGTCTATTTTCACGGTAAAGCCTGCGGAAAAAACGCTGCTGGAAACGTCGGATACCCTTAAGTCGCACCCCGACTGCGCCAAGCGCATGCACTACCTGCGCACGCTCACCCAGGACCAGCTAGCCGAAGGCCCCCAGGCTGTAGAGCCAGGCTTCAGCCACTTGCGCGAGGCAAGCCGGTTGGAAGTGTTGCAAAGCTGGTTTGATACCAGTTGCTACGATCATGCCCTGTTCGAGGCGCTGCGGCTGCTACGCCAGCAGCCACAGAGCGAGTATCTGCGCTCCGTGGTAGTACTGAGTTTGTACGAGCTGCACCGGCATCTGCAGGAGCACCGCTTCACGGAAGTGGTTGCCAATGTATCGAAGCACCAGCCGGAACCTTTCAATGAGTTCCTGCGGGTCCTGAACAGCCTCCGCCTGGCCGATTATACCGCCCTCACTGCGTGCCTGGCCCAAAGCACCGAGGCTCCGCCCACGGCCACCAATGAATATGCCCTGGCGGCCCGCTATGCCGCCGCGGCCCTGGCCAACGACCAGGCTCAGGCTGCCACGCTACTGCACCAATACCAGGCCCGCTTCAGCGCGGGCCGGTTTTCCTCCTTGCTGTTTCCGCCAAGGCCCTCCAAGATCAACCACTAA
- a CDS encoding PAS domain-containing protein — MPTPSFPVDYQQLFHALPDNFLLIAPDTDATILDNTDRHVSVSMKSREEVVGKPFFEAYPSTDEESARLIEESHEHVRRHLEQHTMPLIRYDLERPQEQGGGLEELYWEATHYPVLDEQGQLRYILQRTQDVTEQYRARLAAERVQRELAEQQERTRFILESVPILVWTARPDGTRDYFNSRWLQFTGREHAQELDNHWMDNIHPDDRAQVEKHWYASIRGGLPYQAEYRLRRHDGQYRWVLMRGLPRTDADGRITMWVGGGTDIQDQKQMVQELLDTNEEQARLSDQAYQAYQLAEQQRKTFYSLFMQTPALICILRGPEHRFEFVNPPYQALFPGRQLVGKPVEEALPEVIEQGFVELLNGVYNTGETFIGNEVEIMIDRDNDGQLRLHYLNFTYQLFEENGQKAGIMVFAFDVTDLVQARRALERPAPDAQ, encoded by the coding sequence ATGCCTACGCCCAGCTTTCCGGTCGACTATCAGCAGCTGTTTCATGCCCTGCCCGATAATTTCCTGCTCATCGCGCCCGACACCGACGCTACCATCCTCGACAACACCGACCGCCACGTGAGCGTGTCGATGAAAAGCCGGGAAGAAGTGGTGGGCAAGCCGTTCTTTGAGGCTTATCCATCTACCGACGAGGAGTCGGCCCGCCTTATCGAAGAATCGCACGAGCACGTGCGCCGGCACCTGGAGCAACACACCATGCCCCTGATCCGCTACGACCTGGAGCGCCCTCAGGAGCAGGGCGGTGGGCTGGAAGAGCTGTACTGGGAAGCCACCCACTACCCCGTGCTCGACGAGCAGGGTCAGCTGCGCTATATTCTGCAGCGCACCCAGGACGTAACGGAGCAGTACCGGGCCCGCCTCGCCGCCGAGCGGGTGCAGCGCGAGCTGGCCGAGCAGCAGGAGCGCACCCGCTTTATTCTCGAATCGGTGCCGATTCTGGTGTGGACGGCCCGCCCCGACGGCACCCGTGACTACTTCAACTCCCGCTGGCTGCAGTTTACAGGCCGCGAGCACGCCCAGGAGCTCGACAACCACTGGATGGACAACATCCACCCCGATGACCGGGCCCAGGTTGAAAAGCACTGGTACGCCAGCATCCGCGGTGGCCTGCCCTACCAGGCCGAGTACCGCCTGCGCCGCCACGACGGCCAGTACCGCTGGGTGCTGATGCGCGGGCTGCCCCGCACCGATGCCGATGGCCGCATTACCATGTGGGTAGGCGGCGGCACCGACATCCAGGACCAAAAGCAGATGGTGCAGGAGCTGCTGGATACCAACGAGGAGCAGGCCCGGCTTTCGGACCAGGCCTACCAGGCCTACCAGCTGGCCGAGCAGCAGCGCAAGACGTTCTACAGCCTGTTTATGCAGACGCCCGCGCTTATCTGTATTCTGCGCGGGCCGGAGCACCGCTTCGAGTTTGTAAACCCGCCTTACCAGGCCTTGTTCCCGGGCCGCCAGCTGGTGGGCAAACCCGTGGAAGAGGCACTGCCCGAAGTTATTGAGCAGGGCTTCGTGGAACTGCTGAACGGGGTGTACAACACGGGCGAAACCTTCATTGGCAATGAGGTGGAAATTATGATTGACCGTGACAACGACGGGCAGCTGCGGCTTCATTACCTCAACTTCACTTACCAGCTATTCGAAGAAAACGGACAGAAAGCCGGCATCATGGTGTTTGCCTTTGATGTGACGGACCTGGTGCAGGCTCGCCGGGCCCTCGAACGCCCCGCCCCTGATGCTCAGTAG